The following proteins are co-located in the uncultured Draconibacterium sp. genome:
- a CDS encoding carboxypeptidase-like regulatory domain-containing protein, protein MSQQKTAFYLALAALIIVIMVVVTLGYLIYREGALDAILGTRATTATATGVAGAETTLTNTLIPTLTPQPTQNGLVATATLVPTLTPYVVPTQVSTLAPLPTNTPTPDPLEGYYVVEYNGCIEHGSSQGTVKGQVFDRENNVVAGASVYITIDDWYYDVPATTNAQGWYEFYVENNTDIQIAKLVIGGEEMPLTGNENQVFHAQAGCYENVNLRQQ, encoded by the coding sequence ATGTCGCAACAGAAAACTGCCTTCTATCTTGCTCTCGCCGCTCTGATCATTGTCATCATGGTCGTAGTAACACTAGGCTACCTCATCTATCGTGAGGGGGCCCTTGACGCCATATTGGGCACACGCGCCACAACTGCAACAGCGACAGGCGTGGCTGGTGCCGAAACAACGCTAACTAATACACTCATCCCAACACTCACGCCACAGCCAACTCAGAACGGCCTTGTCGCCACAGCAACACTTGTGCCCACCCTGACGCCTTATGTTGTCCCAACCCAGGTATCTACACTGGCTCCCTTGCCAACCAACACACCCACCCCTGATCCACTCGAGGGTTACTATGTTGTCGAGTACAACGGTTGCATTGAACACGGTTCTAGCCAAGGAACCGTCAAGGGGCAGGTCTTTGACCGTGAGAACAACGTAGTTGCAGGAGCTAGCGTTTATATCACCATCGATGATTGGTACTATGACGTACCCGCCACAACAAATGCCCAAGGCTGGTATGAATTCTATGTCGAGAACAACACTGACATTCAGATCGCCAAACTCGTCATCGGCGGTGAAGAAATGCCACTGACCGGCAACGAAAACCAGGTATTCCACGCACAGGCAGGCTGCTATGAAAATGTAAACCTGCGTCAACAGTAG
- a CDS encoding zinc-ribbon domain-containing protein, protein MADVLKMFQDQAQKMIEQINDKGGLRGMIDGLRNRIEEADRKRDVNRVRVELERLDTQYADLTRAIGLEAVSLYERNMLKTPELEPLCQHVSDIHKMLESKKQELAQLEAEAAAEQAARAAQAQAQTRCSVCGNPLPETGAFCASCGAPIHGRTTPSPAGPSHCPVCNAEIRLGAKFCGRCGADVSTSN, encoded by the coding sequence ATGGCTGATGTCCTCAAGATGTTCCAGGATCAGGCGCAGAAAATGATCGAGCAGATCAATGACAAAGGTGGCTTGCGCGGCATGATAGATGGACTGCGCAATCGCATTGAAGAAGCAGACCGCAAGCGCGATGTGAATCGTGTCAGGGTGGAGCTAGAACGGCTTGATACCCAATATGCCGATCTGACGCGAGCGATAGGTCTCGAAGCGGTTTCACTTTATGAGCGCAATATGCTCAAGACGCCAGAACTCGAGCCTTTGTGCCAGCATGTTTCAGATATACACAAAATGTTGGAATCGAAAAAGCAAGAGCTCGCCCAACTAGAGGCAGAGGCTGCTGCGGAACAGGCCGCGCGAGCTGCGCAGGCTCAAGCCCAGACTCGGTGCAGTGTTTGCGGCAACCCTCTCCCCGAAACAGGCGCCTTTTGTGCGAGTTGCGGAGCCCCAATCCATGGCCGCACCACACCTTCGCCAGCAGGGCCTTCTCATTGCCCAGTGTGCAATGCGGAAATCCGCCTGGGCGCCAAGTTCTGTGGACGCTGTGGAGCTGATGTATCCACCAGCAACTAG